In one Liolophura sinensis isolate JHLJ2023 chromosome 11, CUHK_Ljap_v2, whole genome shotgun sequence genomic region, the following are encoded:
- the LOC135478306 gene encoding zinc finger protein 417-like: MQHAEEGGASLTSPTSAVGGELTCRTCARHSYREDNWLRHERTYDAEEGGARITCLTCARTFPRRSHLVPHQQVHGKKKESYPCGGSNTTFYRLWDWRVHQRAEHGRRQSKTQAQLVEAVVQGRLFGFVECDIHVPDHIKADFAECPPIFKDIDVSREDIDPTTADFARVNDIMPGSRRKLIGSMFGTEILLATPLLQ; this comes from the exons ATGCAGCACGCCGAGGAGGGAGGAGCGAGCTTGACATCCCCTACCTCGGCGGTAGGGGGTGAGCTTACTTGCAGAACGTGTGCCAGGCACAGTTATAGGGAGGACAACTGGCTGCGGCATGAACGAACGTACGACGCGGAGGAGGGAGGAGCGAGGATCACGTGCCTGACTTGCGCCCGGACGTTTCCCCGACGGTCACATTTGGTCCCCCACCAGCAGGTGCATGGGAAAAAGAAAGAATCGTACCCATGCGGAGGGAGTAACACGACGTTTtaccggttgtgggattggAGAGTGCATCAACGTGCTGAACACGGCAGG CGACAGTCAAAGACGCAAGCTCAGCTGGTGGAGGCTGTCGTCCAAGGCCGGTTGTTTGGCTTCGTCGAATGTGACATCCACGTGCCGGACCATATCAAAGCAGACTTTGCGGAATGTCCACCCATATTTAAAGACATCGATGTGAGCCGAGAGGACATAGACCCCACCACGGCGGACTTCGCACGggtgaatgacatcatgccgGGTTCCAGGCGAAAGCTGATCGGGAGTATGTTCGGCACGGAAATTCTGCTGGCAACCCCGTTATTGCAATGA